One Mytilus trossulus isolate FHL-02 chromosome 5, PNRI_Mtr1.1.1.hap1, whole genome shotgun sequence DNA segment encodes these proteins:
- the LOC134717867 gene encoding uncharacterized protein LOC134717867 has translation MSNRGLLSTINSIFDPLGYLAPLTIKGKLLLRSVMTGQIMWDEPLQEEVYNEWESWRTSLFDLETVKFKRMFVPTSFSLANTRKIRIYSDASEKAIAAVGYIQLDDDKNFGFIMGKAKVAPSHTHTIPRLELCGALLATEIGQTISDQLDIPLSDIQYYTDSKVVLGYIFNSSRRFYNYVSNREHCENPPSVKFRAMVLCAYRWQPSRSGNSINYSFEIRK, from the coding sequence ATGTCAAATCGAGGATTATTGTCAACAATAAACAGTATATTTGATCCTCTTGGATACTTAGCGCCATTAACTATTAAAGGAAAATTACTGCTCAGATCAGTTATGACAGGACAGATCATGTGGGATGAACCGTTACAGGAAGAGGTTTACAACGAGTGGGAATCTTGGAGAACGTCACTCTTTGATTTGGAAACAGTAAAATTCAAAAGGATGTTTGTACCTACTTCATTTAGTTTAGCGAACACAAGGAAGATTCGCATCTATTCCGACGCATCAGAGAAGGCAATAGCCGCAGTTGGTTACATACAACTAGATGACGATAAGAATTTTGGTTTTATTATGGGAAAGGCAAAAGTTGCACCCAGTCACACTCATACGATTCCACGCTTAGAACTTTGTGGAGCTTTGCTAGCAACAGAAATAGGACAAACAATATCCGACCAGTTAGATATACCTTTGTCTGATATTCAGTATTATACCGACAGTAAAGTTGTACTAGGGTACATCTTCAATTCATCACGACGATTTTACAATTATGTTTCAAACCGTGAACATTGCGAAAATCCACCCAGTGTCAAATTCCGAGCAATGGTCTTATGTGCATACAGATGGCAACCCAGCCGATCTGGCAACTCGATCAATTATTCCTTCGAAATTAGAAAATAG